Proteins from a single region of Flavobacterium sp. YJ01:
- a CDS encoding phosphatidate cytidylyltransferase — MNETLKRTISGAVYIALLLASILFSTESFITLFGVFLIITIYEFSNIVNLNKVFSILFGILVYSTTILISHYNKQTSKFLNETFNSNINLETNIKQLDLVLLAITIVVSIKCIIFLFYDSVQKISTSSKYLYLLGYITLPFIFIVKISFGTIDYNPKIIIGLFVLIWTNDTFAYLVGKSMGKHKLFERVSPKKTIEGFLGGVVFAAFAGFLISKLYIQPNPEFISKSILIWTIIALIVSVFGTIGDLIESKFKRIAGIKDSGSIMPGHGGILDRLDSVIFVAPIIFLFYQILYYVS; from the coding sequence ATGAACGAAACACTGAAGAGAACCATTTCTGGTGCTGTTTATATCGCTTTATTATTAGCCTCCATATTGTTTTCTACAGAAAGCTTCATCACTCTTTTTGGCGTTTTCTTAATTATTACGATATATGAGTTTTCTAATATCGTAAACTTAAACAAAGTGTTTTCTATTCTTTTTGGAATTTTAGTTTATTCTACAACTATTCTTATAAGTCATTACAATAAGCAAACAAGTAAATTTCTAAACGAAACATTTAACTCCAATATCAACTTAGAAACTAATATCAAACAATTAGACCTAGTACTTCTTGCTATTACAATTGTAGTTTCAATAAAATGCATCATATTCCTTTTTTATGATTCTGTTCAAAAAATAAGCACGTCTTCAAAATACCTGTATTTATTAGGATATATTACGCTTCCATTTATTTTCATCGTTAAAATATCTTTTGGGACGATTGATTACAACCCAAAAATCATAATTGGATTATTTGTTTTGATTTGGACAAATGACACATTCGCTTATTTAGTTGGAAAATCCATGGGAAAACACAAACTGTTTGAGCGCGTTTCTCCTAAAAAAACTATTGAAGGATTTCTTGGCGGTGTTGTTTTTGCAGCTTTTGCAGGTTTTTTAATTTCTAAATTATACATTCAGCCAAATCCTGAATTTATTAGTAAATCAATTTTAATATGGACTATAATCGCTTTAATTGTGAGCGTTTTTGGAACTATTGGAGATTTGATCGAATCTAAATTTAAACGAATTGCCGGTATAAAAGACAGCGGTTCGATTATGCCAGGACACGGAGGTATTCTAGATCGATTAGATAGTGTTATATTTGTAGCACCAATTATATTTTTATTTTATCAAATTTTATATTATGTTTCATAA
- a CDS encoding phosphatidylserine decarboxylase family protein — protein MFHKEGGPSILLGTVFTVAVLLIADKFIDISWLRMLVQFATLLILIIILQFFRNPKRIAIRNSDHILAPVDGKVVVIEEVYEGEYFKDKRLQVSIFMSPINVHVTRYAMDGIIKFSKYHPGKFLVAWHPKASEENERTTVVIENETFGAILYRQIAGALARRIVNYAKEGMQVVQGTDAGFIKFGSRVDLFLPLGTPINVELNQKAIGGKTIIATKA, from the coding sequence ATGTTTCATAAAGAAGGTGGCCCGTCTATTTTATTAGGTACTGTTTTTACAGTAGCTGTACTTTTAATTGCTGATAAATTCATCGATATTTCTTGGCTGAGAATGCTTGTTCAATTTGCAACTCTTTTAATCTTGATTATTATCTTACAATTCTTTAGAAATCCGAAAAGAATTGCAATTAGAAACAGCGACCATATCCTTGCTCCTGTAGATGGAAAAGTGGTGGTTATTGAAGAAGTTTATGAAGGAGAATATTTTAAAGATAAACGTTTACAGGTTTCTATCTTTATGTCGCCAATCAATGTGCACGTAACTCGTTATGCAATGGATGGTATCATTAAATTTAGCAAATATCACCCTGGAAAGTTTCTTGTGGCTTGGCATCCAAAAGCAAGTGAAGAAAACGAAAGAACTACCGTAGTTATCGAAAACGAAACTTTTGGAGCAATTTTATACAGACAAATTGCTGGTGCATTGGCTCGTAGAATTGTAAACTATGCTAAAGAAGGAATGCAGGTTGTTCAAGGAACAGATGCAGGTTTCATAAAATTTGGTTCAAGAGTAGATTTATTTTTACCTTTAGGTACACCGATTAATGTTGAGTTAAATCAAAAAGCAATTGGTGGAAAAACAATTATTGCGACAAAGGCATAA
- a CDS encoding acyl-CoA-binding protein, which yields MADKDLDIRFAKAVEIAMTMTQASLPQDVQLRLYAYYKQATFGTAVYNQSENFDLRDAFKTNAWMQISHISIDEAKENYIEIINSLTSK from the coding sequence ATGGCTGATAAAGATTTAGATATTCGGTTTGCTAAAGCTGTAGAAATTGCTATGACAATGACTCAGGCATCACTGCCGCAAGATGTGCAGCTGAGGTTGTATGCATATTACAAACAAGCAACTTTTGGAACTGCCGTTTACAATCAATCTGAAAATTTTGATTTGAGAGACGCTTTCAAAACCAATGCTTGGATGCAGATAAGCCATATTTCTATTGATGAGGCCAAAGAAAATTACATTGAGATTATCAATTCATTAACATCAAAATAA
- a CDS encoding superoxide dismutase codes for MKKNVVLFSTLASFLLLFSCKEDKLVEVVEVPLPTKEEKISIGSPNDVKADPGSFEMTKLPFNYDGLAPDIRTLTLETHYSKHYLSYTNNFNKEIVSTEFENMPIEDILKKMDLNNAKLRQNAGGYYNHTLYFNILTPKEQTPKDTLAGSINKEFGSFNNLTNQFKAQSEKQFGSGWVWLVVDRYGKLQITTTENQDNPLMRNALIPGTPIMGIDLWEHAYYLDYQNRKGSYINAFYQHINWEKVNEYYVEALKKVKKV; via the coding sequence ATGAAGAAAAACGTTGTTCTTTTTAGCACTTTAGCTTCATTTTTACTATTATTTTCCTGTAAAGAAGACAAGCTGGTCGAGGTTGTTGAAGTTCCGCTTCCAACTAAAGAAGAAAAAATATCTATTGGTTCTCCAAATGACGTTAAAGCCGATCCAGGTTCTTTTGAAATGACAAAACTGCCATTTAATTATGACGGTCTTGCTCCAGATATTAGAACTTTGACTTTAGAAACACATTATTCTAAACATTATTTATCTTACACAAATAATTTTAATAAGGAAATCGTTTCGACTGAGTTCGAAAACATGCCGATTGAAGATATTTTAAAAAAGATGGATTTGAATAATGCCAAACTTCGTCAGAATGCCGGCGGTTATTATAATCATACGCTTTATTTTAATATTTTAACTCCTAAAGAACAAACTCCTAAAGATACTTTAGCTGGTTCTATTAATAAAGAATTTGGTTCTTTTAATAATTTAACAAATCAATTTAAAGCACAATCTGAAAAGCAATTTGGTTCGGGCTGGGTTTGGCTTGTTGTAGATCGATATGGAAAATTACAAATTACAACAACTGAAAATCAAGATAATCCATTGATGCGAAATGCTCTAATTCCAGGAACTCCAATTATGGGAATTGATCTTTGGGAACACGCTTACTATCTAGATTATCAAAATAGAAAAGGAAGCTATATTAATGCTTTCTACCAGCATATCAATTGGGAGAAAGTAAACGAATATTACGTCGAAGCCCTCAAAAAGGTTAAAAAAGTATAA
- a CDS encoding glycosidase, which yields MKDIANRFIENPLLSPSDLAPSRDGLEISCLLNPGVFQFEDKIWLAVRVAERPKQIENIISFPILTDSGSIQIIEIAKDHPELIATDARVINYQGVDYLTTLSHIRLLCSEDGKHFYEPEDYPHLVSEGILETFGIEDCRVSFIEGKYYLTFTSVSDNGIGVGLRTTTDWKNFQKHGMIFPAHNKDCAIFEEKINGLFYALHRPSSVDIGGNYIWIASSPDGIHWGNHQCIVKTRKNLWDSKRVGAGAAPIKTEKGWLEIYHGANEAHQYCLGAFLMDLENPSKIISRTEEPIMFPKTEYELSGFFGNVVFTNGHIIEPDGDTLTVYYGASDEFVCGATFSIREILSLLKEI from the coding sequence ATGAAAGATATTGCCAATCGTTTTATAGAAAATCCATTGCTTTCTCCGTCAGATTTAGCTCCTAGCAGAGACGGTTTAGAAATTAGCTGTTTATTAAATCCTGGTGTGTTTCAATTCGAGGATAAAATCTGGCTTGCTGTACGAGTTGCTGAAAGACCGAAACAAATAGAAAACATTATTTCTTTTCCAATTTTGACAGATTCAGGATCTATTCAAATTATTGAAATCGCAAAAGATCATCCTGAACTTATAGCAACAGATGCGCGTGTAATTAATTATCAAGGCGTAGATTATTTAACCACTTTATCGCACATTAGATTATTATGCAGTGAAGATGGAAAACACTTTTACGAACCTGAAGATTACCCTCATTTGGTTAGCGAAGGAATTTTAGAAACTTTTGGAATTGAAGATTGCCGTGTATCTTTTATTGAAGGAAAATATTACCTCACATTTACTTCAGTATCAGACAATGGCATTGGAGTTGGTTTAAGAACTACAACAGACTGGAAAAACTTTCAGAAACACGGAATGATCTTTCCTGCTCACAACAAGGATTGCGCTATTTTCGAAGAAAAAATAAACGGATTATTTTACGCTTTACATCGTCCGAGCAGTGTAGATATTGGTGGCAATTATATCTGGATTGCTTCTTCTCCAGATGGCATTCATTGGGGAAATCATCAATGCATCGTAAAAACTCGAAAAAATCTTTGGGACAGCAAAAGAGTTGGAGCTGGTGCAGCCCCCATAAAAACTGAAAAAGGCTGGCTTGAGATTTATCATGGCGCAAACGAAGCGCATCAATATTGTTTAGGTGCTTTTTTAATGGATTTGGAAAACCCTTCAAAAATAATTTCAAGAACTGAAGAGCCGATTATGTTTCCAAAAACGGAATATGAATTAAGCGGATTTTTTGGAAATGTGGTTTTTACAAACGGCCATATTATAGAGCCTGACGGAGATACATTGACTGTTTATTATGGCGCATCAGATGAATTTGTCTGCGGTGCGACTTTTTCAATTAGAGAAATTCTTTCGCTTTTAAAAGAAATATAA
- a CDS encoding alpha-amylase family protein, with protein MIKSKFIVVGIATTMLFSACKTKDLKMSEIKENHSNDKKIVVYQVFTRLFGNKNTNNKPWGTIEENGVGKFNDFTDKALHEIKDLGVNYIWYTGVPHHALVNDYTKYGISNDDPEVVKGRAGSPYAVKDYYNVNPDLAVDPAKRLEEFEALIKRTHNAGLKVIIDIVPNHIARKYEGKSNPEGVKDFGADDDVTVEYKRDNNFYYIPNEHFEIPDGDVPLNGEKNPLIDGKFDENPAKWTGNGSRKFKPDQNDWYETVKVNYGVRPDGSKEFPELPAGFDQKSYQEHFAFWQDKDVPNSWKKFRDIALYWTAKGVDGFRYDMAEMVPYEFWSYMNSSIKMKNPNAFLLAEVYNPNEYRNYIRLGKMDYLYDKVETYDKLKDVTRGKSSPDELTNIQKGMSDIEHHMLHFLDNHDEQRLASPEFAGTPERGKPLMVVSATISTSPTMIYFGQEVGEAGNEDAGFGKRSRTSIFDYIGVPNHQRWMNDGKFDGGQLTESEKQLRDFYKRLLNFTISSSALMGNFEEIQSANRQNNQAYDTLLYSYVRWSEKQKLIVIANFSSEKESEFELKVPANVISKWNLKDGSYVLVDKLYSASKTYLTVKNGEGSARVKIKPSESFIYEVN; from the coding sequence ATGATAAAAAGTAAGTTTATTGTTGTTGGAATTGCTACAACAATGCTGTTTTCTGCATGCAAAACAAAAGATTTAAAAATGAGTGAAATAAAAGAAAATCATTCTAATGATAAGAAAATTGTAGTATATCAAGTTTTTACACGCCTATTCGGAAATAAAAATACCAATAATAAACCTTGGGGAACAATTGAGGAAAACGGCGTAGGAAAATTTAATGATTTTACAGATAAAGCACTTCACGAAATAAAAGATTTAGGCGTTAATTATATTTGGTATACGGGTGTACCTCATCACGCATTGGTGAATGATTATACTAAATACGGAATCTCAAATGACGATCCAGAAGTAGTAAAAGGGCGCGCGGGTTCGCCTTATGCAGTAAAAGATTATTATAATGTGAATCCAGATTTGGCGGTAGATCCTGCAAAACGTTTGGAAGAATTTGAAGCTTTAATTAAAAGAACGCACAACGCGGGTTTAAAAGTGATTATTGATATTGTTCCGAATCATATTGCTAGAAAATATGAAGGAAAATCAAATCCTGAAGGTGTAAAAGATTTTGGTGCAGATGATGATGTAACGGTTGAATACAAAAGAGATAATAATTTCTATTATATTCCAAATGAACATTTTGAAATTCCAGATGGAGATGTTCCGTTAAACGGAGAAAAAAATCCTTTGATTGATGGAAAATTTGATGAAAACCCAGCAAAATGGACAGGAAATGGTTCTAGAAAATTCAAGCCAGATCAAAATGACTGGTATGAAACGGTAAAAGTAAATTATGGTGTTCGCCCAGACGGAAGTAAAGAATTTCCAGAACTTCCTGCAGGATTTGATCAAAAATCATATCAAGAACATTTTGCTTTTTGGCAAGATAAAGATGTGCCAAATTCTTGGAAAAAGTTTAGAGATATTGCTTTATACTGGACAGCAAAAGGTGTTGATGGATTTCGTTATGATATGGCAGAAATGGTTCCATACGAATTTTGGAGCTACATGAACTCTTCTATTAAAATGAAAAATCCAAATGCATTTTTATTGGCAGAAGTTTATAATCCGAATGAATATAGAAATTATATTCGTCTAGGAAAAATGGACTATTTATATGATAAGGTAGAAACGTATGATAAATTGAAAGATGTAACACGTGGAAAATCTTCTCCAGACGAATTAACAAATATCCAAAAAGGAATGTCTGATATTGAACATCATATGCTTCATTTTTTAGATAATCATGATGAACAACGTTTAGCAAGCCCAGAATTTGCAGGAACTCCAGAAAGAGGAAAACCTTTAATGGTGGTTTCAGCAACAATAAGCACTTCTCCAACTATGATTTATTTTGGGCAAGAAGTAGGAGAGGCCGGAAATGAAGATGCAGGTTTTGGAAAACGATCAAGAACTTCAATTTTTGATTACATCGGAGTTCCAAATCATCAGCGTTGGATGAATGATGGAAAGTTTGATGGAGGGCAATTGACTGAAAGCGAAAAACAACTTCGTGATTTTTACAAACGTTTATTGAATTTTACCATAAGTAGCAGTGCTTTAATGGGGAATTTTGAAGAAATCCAATCTGCAAATCGCCAAAATAATCAAGCTTATGATACCTTGTTGTATTCTTACGTTCGTTGGTCTGAAAAGCAAAAGCTAATCGTGATTGCTAATTTTTCTTCAGAAAAGGAAAGCGAATTTGAATTAAAAGTTCCTGCGAATGTTATTTCAAAGTGGAATCTAAAAGACGGTTCTTACGTACTTGTAGATAAATTATATTCAGCCAGCAAAACTTATCTTACCGTTAAAAATGGTGAAGGTTCTGCAAGAGTAAAAATAAAACCTTCTGAATCTTTTATTTATGAAGTAAACTAA
- a CDS encoding OstA-like protein, protein MKKSLFYIFYGLLFLSIQSTFAQVKAKAKTQAQAQKTKEIIIENSDDVQVNEALVPGGVLLSGNVKLIHDGVIMTCNKAYLFKKENYLKAFGDVQLNQGDTLFLNSKYAEYNGNLKKAFATGNAVMTSPDATLQTDTINFDRNVQEAFYNTKGTIVNKDNTLVSKSGRYYAKEKKFQFLTEVVITNPKYVIKSNHLDYYSNSGHTYLLGPSTITSKENYIYTEKGFYDTKKNLAHFLRKSYIKYDDRLIEGDSLFYNRNTEFASATRNVKITDSINKGIVKGHYAELYKLKDSMFVTKRAVAINLVENDSVYIHGKKLMVTGKEGERILRAYNNVRFFKIDMSGKCDSIHSDSKTALTKLIGKPILWNGESQITGDVMHLIGDNQTRKIDSLKVLNNTFVISRDTLGTGFNQVKGLNLFGKFRDGKLHDVDVIKNTEVVYFMRNDTNELIGINKNVSSKINMILENNAIETITFFNKVDGDIYPEDELPENARKLRGMIWRADERIKSKDDIFTAEDNEMNEKLIKQGKEEEEKGKNVPMKVRKETLNYDKKKPAVKMETKPKQK, encoded by the coding sequence TTGAAGAAATCACTCTTTTACATATTTTACGGTCTGCTTTTTTTAAGCATTCAATCTACATTTGCACAAGTAAAGGCTAAAGCTAAAACACAAGCACAAGCACAAAAAACTAAAGAAATAATTATAGAGAACTCCGACGATGTTCAAGTTAATGAAGCTTTGGTGCCAGGAGGAGTACTCCTTAGCGGTAACGTAAAATTGATTCATGATGGCGTTATAATGACTTGTAATAAAGCCTATCTTTTTAAGAAAGAAAACTACTTAAAGGCTTTTGGAGATGTTCAACTAAATCAAGGAGATACTTTATTTTTGAACAGTAAATACGCAGAATATAACGGAAATTTAAAAAAAGCCTTTGCAACAGGAAATGCCGTTATGACTTCTCCAGACGCAACTTTGCAAACTGACACTATTAATTTTGACAGAAATGTACAAGAAGCTTTTTACAACACAAAAGGTACAATTGTCAATAAAGACAATACTTTGGTGAGTAAATCGGGAAGATATTATGCGAAAGAAAAAAAGTTTCAATTCTTGACCGAAGTTGTAATTACAAATCCAAAATATGTAATAAAATCGAATCATTTAGATTATTACAGTAATTCTGGACATACTTATTTACTTGGACCTTCGACAATTACGAGCAAGGAAAATTACATTTATACTGAAAAAGGTTTTTACGATACAAAAAAGAATTTGGCGCACTTTCTCAGGAAATCATATATCAAATATGATGACAGACTAATAGAAGGCGATAGTTTATTTTATAATCGAAATACCGAATTTGCATCGGCAACTCGAAATGTAAAGATTACCGATTCTATCAATAAAGGAATTGTAAAAGGACATTACGCAGAACTTTACAAGCTTAAAGATTCGATGTTTGTTACTAAAAGAGCCGTTGCTATTAATTTAGTTGAAAATGATTCAGTTTACATTCACGGAAAAAAATTAATGGTTACAGGAAAAGAAGGAGAACGTATTTTACGCGCTTATAATAATGTCCGTTTTTTTAAAATCGATATGAGCGGTAAATGTGATTCTATACATTCAGACTCCAAAACTGCATTGACAAAATTAATTGGAAAACCAATTCTTTGGAATGGAGAAAGCCAGATTACTGGAGATGTTATGCACTTAATTGGTGACAATCAGACCAGAAAAATTGACTCGTTAAAGGTTTTAAATAATACTTTTGTTATCTCCCGGGACACGCTCGGAACCGGTTTTAATCAGGTAAAAGGCCTCAATCTATTTGGAAAATTTCGGGATGGAAAACTCCATGATGTTGATGTTATCAAAAATACCGAAGTTGTGTATTTTATGAGAAATGATACCAATGAATTGATTGGAATCAATAAAAATGTAAGCAGTAAAATCAACATGATATTGGAAAATAATGCAATTGAAACGATTACGTTTTTCAATAAAGTCGACGGCGATATTTATCCAGAAGATGAATTGCCTGAAAATGCAAGAAAATTGCGTGGAATGATTTGGCGTGCCGATGAAAGAATAAAGTCTAAAGATGATATTTTTACTGCAGAGGACAATGAAATGAACGAAAAACTCATTAAACAAGGCAAAGAAGAAGAAGAAAAAGGCAAAAATGTTCCGATGAAAGTCAGGAAGGAAACCTTGAATTACGATAAAAAGAAACCTGCCGTGAAGATGGAAACAAAACCTAAGCAGAAATAG
- a CDS encoding aspartate aminotransferase family protein, whose translation MNPDFIKYQAQTSPYPLGMEVSHAIGSYIYDTNDKKYLDFVAGVSACTLGHQHPRVNQAIKDQLDKYSHVMVYGEYSQSPAVQYCKLMASLLPESLNKTYLVNSGTEAIEGALKLAKRTTGRSQLISCHNAYHGNTMGSMSVMGFEERKQAFRPLLPDVDFITFNNEEDLQKITTRTAAILLETIQGGAGFIQPENNFLEKVRKRCDEVGALMIVDEIQPGFGRTGKLFGFQNYDVVPDIVVMGKGMGGGMPVGAFTASAEKMDLLTENPKLGHITTFGGHPVIASACLATLQELTETNLMAETLEKEKLFRSLLVHPLITEVRGKGLMLAAMTESAEITNEVILNCQDKGLILFWLLFEGCAIRITPPLTISEDEIREGCAIILEVMDEILKKSKA comes from the coding sequence ATGAATCCAGATTTTATAAAATACCAAGCACAAACTTCTCCTTATCCACTGGGAATGGAAGTTTCTCATGCCATTGGTTCTTACATATACGACACAAACGATAAAAAATATTTAGATTTTGTTGCCGGAGTTTCTGCTTGTACTTTAGGGCATCAACATCCGAGAGTAAATCAGGCCATAAAAGATCAGTTAGATAAATATTCGCACGTAATGGTTTATGGCGAATATTCTCAAAGTCCAGCTGTTCAATATTGTAAACTGATGGCTTCACTCCTTCCTGAATCTTTAAATAAAACCTATTTGGTTAATTCTGGTACAGAAGCAATTGAAGGCGCTTTAAAATTAGCTAAAAGGACTACAGGACGCAGTCAACTAATTTCTTGTCACAATGCCTACCACGGAAACACAATGGGTTCTATGAGCGTTATGGGATTTGAAGAAAGAAAACAAGCTTTTAGACCGCTACTTCCAGATGTAGATTTTATTACTTTTAATAATGAAGAAGATCTGCAAAAAATAACAACTCGCACAGCCGCGATTCTTTTAGAAACTATTCAAGGTGGAGCAGGTTTTATTCAGCCAGAAAACAATTTTCTTGAAAAAGTTCGTAAACGTTGCGATGAAGTTGGAGCTTTGATGATTGTTGATGAAATTCAGCCTGGATTTGGAAGAACAGGTAAACTATTTGGTTTTCAAAACTATGACGTAGTTCCAGATATTGTGGTAATGGGTAAAGGAATGGGTGGCGGAATGCCAGTTGGCGCTTTTACCGCTTCAGCTGAAAAAATGGATCTTTTAACAGAGAATCCAAAATTAGGTCATATTACTACTTTTGGTGGACACCCTGTCATTGCGTCAGCTTGTTTAGCAACTTTGCAAGAATTAACTGAAACAAATTTAATGGCGGAGACACTAGAAAAGGAAAAACTCTTCAGATCGCTTTTGGTACATCCTTTGATTACAGAAGTTAGAGGAAAAGGATTAATGCTGGCTGCCATGACAGAATCTGCGGAAATTACCAATGAAGTCATATTAAATTGCCAAGATAAAGGATTGATTTTATTCTGGCTTCTTTTTGAAGGATGCGCCATTAGAATTACACCTCCGCTAACTATTTCTGAAGATGAAATTAGAGAAGGCTGTGCAATTATTTTGGAAGTCATGGATGAAATTTTAAAAAAGAGCAAAGCTTAA
- a CDS encoding tetratricopeptide repeat protein — protein MQLSNEEEDYNLSLSKFESMLKTNKVLFFDSEEFEEIILHYLDIGKANLAKKALKLALDQHPKSTGLKLVQVEMLVYDDKLELAEKLLNELYAIEPNNEEIYIQKANICSKRDQHEKAVELLKIALQYTDDYADVYNLIGMEYLFMDNLELAKENFIKCLEEDLEDQSALYNVVYCFEFLDQNQEAIVYLNEYINRNPYSEIAWHQLGRLHYGVKEYENAIRAFDYATLIDDEFLGAFMEKAKAYERLKKYNEAIESYNRTIELDDATSYALLRIGKCYEKLGNLAKAIQYYNQTVHEDPLLDKGWIAITDFHLRQKNYQKALFFVNKALAIDNQNRLYWKRYATINKQMNFFEEAEFGYRKAVEFGDYALDTWLFWVDILKFLGEFESAIQTLLQATEYFPEENEIEYRLAGLYFMIQDNTKAKFHLSNGLRLNFDNYILIEDLFPVVWSRKTVKNYIEKHRK, from the coding sequence ATGCAATTAAGCAACGAAGAAGAAGATTATAACCTATCCCTATCCAAATTTGAGTCGATGTTAAAGACTAACAAAGTACTCTTTTTTGATTCTGAAGAATTCGAAGAAATAATTCTTCATTATTTAGACATAGGCAAGGCTAATTTAGCAAAAAAGGCCTTGAAACTTGCGTTAGACCAACACCCAAAATCTACAGGCTTAAAATTAGTACAAGTAGAAATGTTGGTTTATGATGACAAACTCGAGCTAGCAGAAAAGCTTTTGAATGAGTTATACGCAATTGAACCAAACAACGAGGAAATTTATATCCAGAAAGCCAATATTTGTTCCAAAAGAGATCAGCATGAAAAAGCAGTTGAATTATTAAAAATTGCATTGCAGTATACTGACGATTACGCCGATGTATACAACTTGATTGGAATGGAATATCTTTTTATGGATAATCTTGAATTGGCAAAAGAAAACTTCATTAAATGTCTTGAAGAAGATTTGGAAGACCAATCTGCTCTTTATAACGTCGTGTATTGTTTTGAATTTTTAGATCAAAATCAAGAAGCGATTGTTTATTTGAACGAGTATATCAACAGAAATCCTTACAGCGAAATCGCTTGGCATCAGCTTGGGCGACTTCATTATGGTGTAAAGGAATATGAAAATGCAATTCGAGCATTTGATTATGCAACGCTTATTGATGACGAGTTTTTAGGTGCTTTCATGGAAAAAGCAAAAGCTTACGAACGCCTAAAAAAATATAACGAAGCGATTGAAAGCTACAACAGAACCATCGAATTAGACGATGCAACATCGTATGCGCTGCTTCGAATTGGTAAATGTTACGAAAAGCTTGGAAACTTAGCAAAAGCTATTCAATATTACAACCAAACAGTTCACGAAGATCCGCTTTTAGATAAAGGATGGATTGCGATTACTGATTTTCATTTACGTCAAAAAAACTATCAGAAAGCATTGTTTTTTGTAAATAAAGCTTTAGCAATCGACAATCAAAATCGTTTGTATTGGAAAAGATACGCTACTATCAACAAACAAATGAACTTTTTTGAAGAAGCCGAATTTGGTTATAGAAAAGCGGTAGAATTTGGAGATTACGCACTTGACACTTGGTTGTTTTGGGTTGATATTCTTAAATTTTTAGGCGAATTCGAAAGCGCTATTCAAACTTTATTGCAGGCTACCGAATATTTTCCTGAAGAAAACGAAATCGAATATCGTTTAGCCGGATTGTACTTTATGATCCAAGATAACACAAAGGCTAAATTCCACTTAAGCAATGGTTTACGATTAAATTTTGATAATTATATCTTAATTGAAGATTTGTTTCCTGTGGTTTGGTCAAGAAAAACAGTAAAAAATTATATAGAAAAACATAGAAAATAA
- a CDS encoding shikimate dehydrogenase, with protein sequence MVDILLRRRFGLLGRNISYSFSKGYFTEKFDNEVFAGNSYENFDISEINYFTELIKNNPDLKGLNVTIPYKEQVIPFLDKLSKKATLIGAVNTIKFTKNGKLKGYNTDYYGFKKSLEPLLEPHHKKALILGTGGASKGVAFALDELNIPYTFVSREAKENIIDYDLINATTFDNFQIIINCTPVGTSPNIDACPNLPYEFFTEKHIAYDLIYNPAETTFLKKAKEKGAVIKNGLDMLIFQAEKAWKIWNK encoded by the coding sequence ATGGTTGATATTTTATTAAGAAGACGTTTTGGATTATTGGGACGCAACATTAGCTACTCTTTTTCAAAAGGTTATTTTACAGAAAAATTCGATAATGAAGTTTTTGCTGGTAACAGCTACGAAAATTTTGACATTTCTGAAATTAACTATTTTACAGAATTGATTAAAAACAATCCCGATTTAAAAGGATTAAATGTAACCATTCCGTACAAAGAACAAGTAATTCCATTCTTAGATAAACTATCAAAAAAAGCAACTTTAATTGGTGCTGTTAACACTATAAAATTTACCAAAAACGGAAAATTAAAAGGATACAACACTGATTATTATGGTTTTAAAAAATCTTTAGAACCATTATTAGAACCTCACCATAAAAAAGCCCTTATTTTAGGAACTGGGGGCGCTTCTAAAGGTGTTGCTTTCGCGTTAGACGAATTAAACATTCCGTATACATTTGTTTCTAGAGAAGCAAAAGAAAACATAATTGATTATGATTTGATTAATGCTACAACATTTGATAACTTTCAAATCATAATTAACTGTACGCCAGTCGGAACAAGCCCAAACATTGATGCTTGTCCAAACTTGCCTTATGAGTTCTTTACAGAAAAGCATATTGCTTACGATCTAATTTATAATCCAGCTGAAACCACTTTTCTAAAAAAAGCAAAAGAAAAAGGTGCAGTTATAAAAAATGGTCTTGACATGCTTATTTTTCAAGCCGAAAAAGCTTGGAAAATCTGGAATAAATAA